The following coding sequences lie in one Arachis ipaensis cultivar K30076 chromosome B05, Araip1.1, whole genome shotgun sequence genomic window:
- the LOC107640963 gene encoding uncharacterized protein LOC107640963, with amino-acid sequence MEEAKQEFDRMNGLKEELEVKVAKLEGFGEREGPQFPTTIGVDGVVVPKAEADWNDDDRKKIELNAKAINLLNCAVSFEEYRRVSRCTTAKQIWNKLQVTHEGTTQVKRSRIDMINREYEMFSMKEGETIDEMFERLNIIITGLDAMGITHLESVLVRKILRCLTKE; translated from the exons atggaggaggcgaagcAGGAGTTTGACCGGATGAATGGCCTTAAagaggagcttgaggtaaaggttgCCAAGTTGGAAGGATTTGGAGAACGAGAAG GTCCACAATTTCCAACCACAATAGGAGTTGATGGTGTGGTTGTTCCTAAGGCTGAGGCAGATTGGAATGATGATGACAGGAAGAAAATAGAACTCAATGCTAAAGCTATTAACCTGTTAAATTGTGCTGTCAGCTTCGAagaataccgacgggtatcaagatgtACAACAGCAAAGCAAATCTGGAATAAGCTCCAAGTTACTCATGAAGGTACAACTCAAGTCAAAAGATCCAGAATAGACATGATAAACAGAGAATACGAAATGTtttcaatgaaggaaggagaaacaATCGATGAAATGTTTGAAAGACTCAACATTATCATcactggcttggatgctatgggaatcacACATTTAGAATCTGTGCTCGTGAGAAAAATATTGAGATGTCTCACTAAAGAGTGA